One segment of Pyricularia oryzae 70-15 chromosome 3, whole genome shotgun sequence DNA contains the following:
- a CDS encoding laccase-1 has product MYPMHAIFLLAGLGLAAQTRRYNFTVTNQWSAGDGHGRPVFAINGQTPGPLIEADEGDEIEVFLENQLGFETTMHWHGIYQIDKPWNDGVPGVTQYSVQPRDNYTYSFTVQQQYGSYFYHGHFGPAFADGMRGPIWIRPAAWRPRPYHLISSSPADVAGMKAAEANPRHVVISDWNAEPMDTLLIMYRDTGIVPWCSNSIVLNNKGRTFCHSAEEIEAVGGPGRNSLGCLMQDGQALYSNLPTCEETFADLEVFEAQPGEEWMWINFIHSGAHHELQISIDEHEFYVVAADGEFVHPQKVHAANCNLGERIAILVRLDQAPGDYAVRVTSLRREQMIQGVGILRYSDRPAGARSGSARIAVPETRPWVHLNGTFISPSSVAMDESRLAPYPARPPPQKSDHTLRFFVNMTGPGSWALNIGPHQAFRQQLPPLLWEGDSRGDTTYGGTRGEIGDGRHGGAGSLPNGTVVDIIFENGANVNSQHPFHKHNNKAWIIGTGTGGFPWSSVDEALEQGGMSQHFNLVDPPLRDGCRLGNSTGDWTVIRYDISFPAASMLHCHMIHHFAAGQQVVLLEGVESMSKIPDHVKNMVHSDFQPPLRYGPLD; this is encoded by the exons ATGTATCCAATGCATGCAATATTTCTCCTGgcgggcctcggcctcgcagCCCAGACGAGAAGATACAACTTTACCGTCACCAACCAGTGGTCTGCAggtgatggccatggaagACCAGTCTTTGCCATCAATGGTCAGACCCCCGGTCCGCTGATTGAGGCGGACGAGGGCGACGAGATTGAGGTTTTTCTAGAGAACCAGCTGGGATTTGAGACGACGATGCACTG GCATGGCATTTATCAAATCGACAAGCCGTGGAACGATGGCGTCCCAGGAGTCACACAGTACTCTGTCCAACCAAGAGACAATTACACGTACAGCTTCACGGTCCAGCAGCAGTACGGCAGCTACTTTTACCATGGCCACTTTGGACCCGCGTTTGCCGACGGCATGAGAGGTCCCATCTGGATCAGGCCAGCGGCGTGGAGGCCACGTCCGTACCACCTCATATCCTCTTCACCGGCCGACGTGGCGGGCATgaaggcggccgaggccaaTCCTCGCCACGTCGTCATCAGCGACTGGAACGCCGAGCCCATGGACACCTTGCTGATCATGTACCGCGACACGGGCATCGTGCCTTGGTGCAGCAACTCGATCGTGCTCAACAACAAGGGCAGGACCTTTTGCCACTCGGCCGAGGAGATTGAAGCGGTGGGCGGTCCCGGCCGAAACTCGCTGGGCTGCTTGATGCAGGACGGCCAGGCGCTGTACTCCAACCTCCCCACCTGCGAGGAGACTTTTGCCGATCTCGAGGTCTTTGAGGCGCAGCCCGGCGAGGAGTGGATGTGGATCAACTTTATCCACTCGGGCGCGCACCACGAGCTGCAGATCAGCATCGACGAGCACGAGTTCTACGTGGTCGCGGCCGACGGCGAGTTTGTGCACCCGCAAAAGGTGCACGCCGCCAACTGCAACCTCGGCGAGCGCATCGCCATCCTCGTCCGCCTCGACCAGGCGCCCGGCGACTACGCCGTGAGGGTGACGTCGCTGCGCAGAGAACAGATGATTCAGGGCGTCGGCATCCTCCGCTACTCGGATCGACCTGCAGGGGCCCGATCAGGCTCGGCACGAATCGCGGTGCCCGAAACAAGGCCCTGGGTGCACCTGAATGGCACCTTCATCTCACCTTCGTCCGTGGCAATGGACGAGTCAAGACTGGCCCCCTACCCTGCGCGTCCACCTCCCCAAAAGTCGGACCACACCCTTCGCTTTTTTGTCAACATGACTGGCCCCGGAAGTTGGGCGCTCAATATTGGGCCGCACCAGGCCTTTCGTCAGCAGCTGCCCCCTCTGCTGTGGGAAGGCGACTCCCGCGGTGATACCACCTACGGCGGAACGAGGGGTGAGATTGGCGATGGCCGGCACGGCGGAGCGGGTTCGCTGCCCAACGGTACCGTCGTTGACATCATCTTTGAGAACGGGGCCAACGTCAACAGCCAACACCCTTTTCACAAGCACAACAACAAAGCTTGGATCatcggcaccggcaccggtGGATTTCCGTGGAGCAGCGTGGACGAGGCCCTCGAGCAGGGCGGCATGTCGCAGCACTTCAATCTCGTCGATCCGCCCCTTCGCGATGGTTGCAGGCTTGGCAACAGCACCGGGGACTGGACGGTGATTCGATACGACATTTCGTTTCCCGCCGCGAGCATGTTGCATTGCCACATGATTCATCACTTTGCG GCCGGCCAACAGGTGGTGTTGCTCGAAGGTGTCGAGTCCATGTCCAAGATCCCTGATCACGTCAAAAACATGGTCCACTCGGATTTCCAGCCGCCCCTCCGTTATGGACCCTTAGACTAG